The Phragmites australis chromosome 1, lpPhrAust1.1, whole genome shotgun sequence genomic interval GCTCGTCTCAAATTATGTCAATTGTATTCTTTTGCTCTTAGTCATGTAAATTAATGGTttaaggtaaattattttgtcGGTGGCAGTAACCGAAATTCTTTTGTTGTACTGTAACAAGCCAGTTGTGAAAGCAATTAACCATTAAGTGGTTTACATGTTCATGTCGACACTTCGAATTAGTTAAGAGGTACTTCTCTGCTAGCCTTACCTGGATGATAGGTTTGATGCAAGAATTCTGATATCACAAGTTATACTCGATGCTGAAGTTGCTTAGGGGGCAGGCAGCATTGCATTGGTGTCTGCCAACTTGGGTTTCAAGATGTTTAAGCTCCAACTGTATTCGTCATTGGCATTTTGGACCAACAGTTCTATTTGCCATTGACATGTTATGTGGTTATGTACATGTACATGGACGCACCACCTTGCTGATGGGGACGGTTGGATCAGATGTTAGCATCTTAGCAGGCTAAAGCATACCGGAACCTACTGTGCATGATGCATCTCGATCGTAGTcgtttttttttgttgtcaaGCTGAATGAATCGAAGGCCCATTGCTACTCTCCGGAATAATCGGTAGATGCACCAGCTATTCATTCTGAAAGAAATGCACCAGCTGCTCCATTTACTTTGGCCGTAGAAATATTCCCTGGTTATCGATCTGATCTTTCATGTTGGTTTGGTGATATGATACCACCGGACAGAGTGTCTTTGTGGTGAGGAACATTGGTAGATCCTGGCTTGCACTCTCTCTGGCTTCACGAGGAGGATTGAAGATTGATCTGCGAAATTTATTGAAGTTATCTCTGCTCGATCTTCACCCGGCTAAgagcctaagatcggaacatcTGTCCCGTTTCATGTTTCGTCAATCGGGAGATCTTTTCATTTAATCGGTCCTACCAAAAGAACAGCTTATCAGTGGCCCTTGCACACAATAGATCACCATCATCACCGCTCTGATCGtcaaaaagaagaggaaaatggAGAGGAAATTGGCCCCTCCGCATACACTTGCTGCTGCTTGAAGCAACCCGGCTGTTAGCTTGTTCCACCTTGGCATGGCAGCTCACCTGAATGTTTGGTGCCCTGTAACTGTGAGACTTACAGCTCACTCCTTTCCTGCTCTCCCCTAACCCAACCACCTTGTTATAAGTGGCAGCATCACAAGCCTCTCTCAACACTGTCACACTGAGTTGCACTGCACTCACTGCGTTGTGTTGGTTGCATGCACAAAGCCGGTCACGAGCGGTAGTGATCACCAACACACCATGCATGCCATGCAGAGGCTTGTGGTTCTCCTCGCCGTGCTCTCCGTAGCGACCACGGCGTCGGCGCAGGGCccgacggcggcgccggccaCGCCGACGCCTACGCCGACCCCCGTGGCGCCGGCTCCTGTGGCCGGGACGACGAACATCACGGGCGTGCTGGCCAAGGCCGGGCAGTTCAACACGTTCATCCGGCTGCTCCGTTCGACGGGCGTGGCGGAGCAGATCGACAACCAGCTCAGCAGCTCCGGCAACGGCCTGACGGTTTTCGCGCCCACGGACAACGCCTTCACCTCGCTCCCCTCCGGCACGCTCAACTCGCTCTCCGACCAGCAGAAGAACGCGCTCGTCCAGTTCCACGTCCTCTCCACGCTCATCCCCATGTCGCAGTTCGACACCGTCAGCAACCCGCTCCGGACGCAGGCCGGCAACAACTCGCCGGGGCAGTACCCGCTCAACGTGACCGCCGAGGGCCAGCAGGTGAACATCTCCACGGGGGTCGTCAACGCCACCGTCGACAACTCGCTCTACTCCGGCGACAACCTCGTCGTCTACCAGGTGAATAAGGTGCTGCTGCCGGCGGCGCTCTTCGGGTCGCCCGCTCCCGCGCCCGCACCGCTCGCGCCGGCCAAGAAGAAGGGGAAGACGCCAGCGTCCGTCGCTGACGCGCCCGACGCCGCCGACGCGTCCCCGGACGCAACCGCGTCGCATGCGGCGGCGAGGGTGACGGGTGGTGGCCTCGCGGCGGTGCTTGCGTTGGCCGGAGTGTGGTGGGGGCTGTGACGTCGATGAGAGTGTGAGGTCTCGGTGGTTAATTCGCATGCCATCTCTCTTTTTGTCTACTTTTCTAAGGTGTTGTTGGTCTTTTCGTTATTCCTTCGGCCATTTTTGGATGATTTGTTCTTCAACGCCATTGCAATAGCTAGGAGTACGTCATGTTATATTGGCGTCGCATTTTTACGTAATGCTACTAAATTAATACGTGTTGTGTATATTGCAGTCATGCAGATGCAGGGTCTTCCGGATTACTTTGAGTGGATACCTTTTCTCTATTGTTTGGTCAAAGCCCTTTGCTCGGAGATTTTGTGCCAAAAATagaatttctatttttttagatcTACATTTAGTGGATCTTCCCACTTTACCCGACAACTCATATATAAAGGTCTCATTTGACAGAGCTCTAGTTTCCAGTTTCACGTAAAATTTGGTGTTTATAAGTTAATATAAAGTGGTTTaagtaattatttttaatttagaatagAAACCAGATTACTCACTTAAACACCTTCAGTGTACTCTTAATTTCAACTTCATGAATTTCTGTAGCTGGGAATATCTTAATTCAAAAATTCTTAGAGTTAGAGCTTTGCTTAGCAGACCCAAACTAGCAAGGTGCCCACCCTAATAGAATGGCTAGCCgcattgtaatattttatcatgataacATTTGAGTAATCGTTTTAGCTTTTTTATGATGTTactgtcatttagttacaaaacacataatattagaaaaagagataaaaattatgttagtggatGAGAAAATTAACTATGCTCCAAACTTGTACCTGAATCGTATATATGTATTAGTTCGATTcgtatacattttgatcaattGCCAAAAACGTGTGTCAGGTATAAGCAACCCAATCAAGATCAAAATATGTTTGCCTTACTTGCGTGTTGTGACTTATCTGCTACCTGCTTTGATACGACGACCTTAAGCTACATGATAGTTCTTAACCTATTATCTTCAtaagaattttgaaatttttcattatttttaatataaattttaactattgattaattatattttacatggactctttatttaggtatttattttttataataatttaatttttttctaagactatatttgatatgggtccttcttttttctattctaaccatgattttaattattatttattttatttttatttagactctttatttagatattttgcttcacaaattgtatgaaaatagaactactaatttttcataaattttaattctgtatttagctatttattaatcgtattttaTATTGACTCTTTGGTTTTCTAGACCGTTAGATATTCGTAATAACGAGTGATACagattcttttattttttttattaatgtgaTAATTTTGTGACTATAAGAGTGAACATGGCAGCTACTTTTAACACTAAATAATAATACAATAGATTCTCCATAGAGGGAATGCAAAACCGACGTACCTTACCGAGCATGCACTATATCTAACCCTTGGCACTGCTACAAGATTCGTGCCGAAGAGGAGCAACGGTATGCTCGTGTGCAACCCTGCTAACGGTTTAGGATCCAATCTGAACCCACACCAACCCACTTCAAGCATGCAATTTTTGTCAGTCCAGCTTAGACCATTCCTCCATGTGCAGAAACCAAACCAGCCCAAACCGTGATGTCCATTCAGCagaaaccaaaccaaacaatGGGTTCAACCCATTAGAAACCGACTCACAAT includes:
- the LOC133887268 gene encoding fasciclin-like arabinogalactan protein 11 codes for the protein MHAMQRLVVLLAVLSVATTASAQGPTAAPATPTPTPTPVAPAPVAGTTNITGVLAKAGQFNTFIRLLRSTGVAEQIDNQLSSSGNGLTVFAPTDNAFTSLPSGTLNSLSDQQKNALVQFHVLSTLIPMSQFDTVSNPLRTQAGNNSPGQYPLNVTAEGQQVNISTGVVNATVDNSLYSGDNLVVYQVNKVLLPAALFGSPAPAPAPLAPAKKKGKTPASVADAPDAADASPDATASHAAARVTGGGLAAVLALAGVWWGL